Proteins encoded by one window of Methylovirgula ligni:
- a CDS encoding nuclear transport factor 2 family protein, with protein sequence MGDEEIRAALNRHWAASDANDFEEEHRIYREDAVLDYPQSGEQIRGRQNIQLSRAAQPNRKRFTVRRIIGVGDLWVTEYILTYDGRPSYTVSIMEFLDGKVAHETQYFADAFEPGPSRAQWVERMP encoded by the coding sequence ATGGGGGACGAAGAGATTCGGGCCGCTCTAAATCGCCACTGGGCTGCTTCCGACGCAAACGACTTTGAGGAAGAGCATCGTATCTACCGAGAGGACGCGGTGCTCGATTATCCGCAATCGGGCGAGCAAATCCGCGGACGCCAGAATATTCAGTTGTCTCGCGCCGCGCAGCCGAACCGCAAACGCTTCACGGTGCGGCGAATCATCGGCGTGGGTGACCTCTGGGTCACTGAATACATCCTAACATACGATGGCCGGCCGTCTTACACCGTGAGCATCATGGAGTTCCTCGATGGAAAAGTCGCTCACGAAACTCAGTATTTTGCCGATGCGTTCGAGCCGGGTCCATCGCGCGCACAATGGGTCGAGCGGATGCCTTGA
- a CDS encoding DUF302 domain-containing protein has translation MVSTTNVALANPSLTVTMEQVEHVRIVSTKTFARAKATLEAEVPQLDPKIVAALTAGNLKQAQALEHGAPLFIFLKRDHGALLQAEGGARNAVQYDIGNPITASLMTRHRLQAALYAPLRFVLYENADGGATFEYDKPSTLFGQFGDAQVNEVAHKLDDELKLALEHAAK, from the coding sequence GTGGTCAGCACGACAAACGTCGCGTTGGCAAACCCCAGTCTCACCGTCACGATGGAGCAAGTCGAACACGTTCGGATCGTCTCGACAAAGACATTCGCGCGTGCAAAGGCTACGCTCGAAGCGGAGGTTCCGCAGCTCGACCCGAAGATCGTTGCCGCTCTGACGGCGGGTAATCTGAAGCAGGCCCAAGCGCTGGAACATGGTGCGCCGCTCTTTATCTTCTTGAAGCGCGATCATGGCGCACTCCTGCAGGCGGAGGGCGGTGCACGCAACGCTGTCCAATACGATATTGGCAATCCAATTACCGCATCACTGATGACCCGGCACAGATTGCAGGCTGCGCTCTACGCGCCGCTTCGTTTTGTGCTGTACGAGAATGCTGATGGCGGCGCGACTTTCGAGTACGACAAGCCGTCAACCCTTTTCGGACAATTCGGCGACGCTCAGGTCAACGAGGTGGCCCACAAGCTTGATGACGAACTGAAGCTGGCTTTGGAACATGCCGCCAAATGA
- a CDS encoding (2Fe-2S)-binding protein yields the protein MKVLSINGQSHQVDVPDDMPLLWVLRDVLGMTGTKFGCGIAQCGACTVHLAGQPVRSCLLPVSAIGARQVTTIEAVGQTPNGHKIQQAWLDKEVVQCGYCQSGQIMSATALLNQTPHPTDADIDAAMSGNICRCGTYVRIREAIHAAASV from the coding sequence ATGAAAGTTCTATCGATCAACGGTCAATCGCACCAGGTCGACGTGCCAGATGACATGCCTTTGCTCTGGGTTCTGCGCGACGTTCTGGGCATGACAGGCACAAAGTTCGGCTGCGGGATCGCCCAATGCGGCGCCTGCACCGTCCATCTGGCGGGTCAGCCCGTGCGCTCCTGCCTGTTGCCGGTGAGTGCGATCGGTGCGCGGCAGGTGACGACGATCGAAGCGGTGGGGCAGACGCCGAACGGCCACAAAATCCAGCAGGCCTGGCTCGATAAAGAAGTCGTGCAATGCGGCTATTGCCAGTCCGGGCAAATCATGTCGGCCACGGCGCTCTTGAACCAGACTCCGCATCCGACCGACGCCGATATCGATGCCGCAATGTCGGGCAACATCTGCCGTTGCGGGACTTATGTCCGTATTCGCGAGGCCATTCACGCGGCCGCGTCGGTTTAG
- a CDS encoding GGDEF domain-containing protein: protein MKLVSLFGSDETLINVPTIIGSSATLLGLIGILLFVFGIRNGQSRRYVWFCLPFLSGMFGAAALIDPAALPGKWGLWLGGWFILLAYGLGWQATRALYNRPFLPQYAILVPTLWILLSVGIFHPLHLMGLSAVTRAVLPALFTALAAFEFWRSKNENLPARAALFWIFAVYAAIGTLRIPLAPFLPMPLGATKTETWAVVAYNLGTATLALLASAFIIALLFERVSAKNYQLAISDSLTGAYNRRGYEEQMAAFGEEDETQSPFALLLFDIDHFKSINDRFGHELGDEVIILAARAAEKALRKGDQVFRIGGDEFACLLPHTGVHQALDAGERLRTTFATLAKQVGGISVNATISVGVAATESPEQTPEQIFEWADKALYEAKRSGRNQVIAAARQAAQKE, encoded by the coding sequence GTGAAATTGGTTTCGCTTTTCGGATCGGACGAAACCTTGATCAATGTACCGACAATCATTGGCTCGAGCGCAACGCTGTTGGGCCTGATTGGAATATTGCTGTTCGTTTTCGGTATCCGCAACGGTCAGTCACGGCGCTATGTCTGGTTCTGCTTGCCGTTCCTCTCAGGCATGTTCGGCGCCGCGGCTCTCATTGATCCAGCAGCCCTGCCGGGCAAATGGGGACTGTGGCTCGGCGGCTGGTTCATACTTCTCGCTTATGGCCTCGGCTGGCAGGCGACGCGCGCACTCTATAACCGTCCATTCCTGCCGCAATATGCGATCCTGGTGCCGACGCTGTGGATCCTGCTTTCGGTCGGGATTTTTCATCCGCTGCACCTTATGGGTCTGAGTGCCGTGACGCGCGCGGTACTGCCCGCGCTTTTCACGGCACTGGCGGCCTTCGAGTTCTGGCGCAGCAAGAACGAAAATCTTCCCGCGCGGGCGGCGCTCTTCTGGATTTTTGCTGTCTATGCAGCGATCGGCACGCTGCGAATTCCGCTCGCGCCCTTCCTGCCGATGCCGCTCGGCGCGACGAAGACGGAGACCTGGGCTGTCGTCGCCTATAATCTGGGGACAGCCACCTTGGCGCTCTTGGCGAGCGCCTTCATCATTGCGCTGCTGTTCGAGCGTGTCTCGGCGAAGAATTATCAATTGGCGATCAGCGATTCGCTGACCGGCGCCTATAACCGACGTGGCTATGAAGAGCAGATGGCCGCCTTCGGCGAGGAGGATGAGACACAATCCCCTTTTGCTCTCCTGCTGTTTGACATCGACCATTTCAAATCGATCAACGACCGCTTCGGCCACGAACTCGGCGACGAGGTGATCATTCTCGCCGCACGAGCCGCCGAAAAAGCGCTGCGGAAAGGCGACCAAGTGTTTCGCATCGGCGGCGATGAATTCGCCTGCCTTTTGCCGCACACCGGCGTGCATCAGGCGCTTGATGCAGGCGAGCGGCTGCGCACGACCTTCGCGACGCTGGCGAAACAGGTCGGCGGCATCAGCGTGAACGCGACGATCAGCGTCGGGGTCGCGGCGACCGAATCGCCCGAACAGACACCGGAACAGATTTTCGAATGGGCTGACAAAGCGCTTTACGAGGCGAAGAGGTCCGGGCGCAACCAGGTCATCGCGGCAGCGAGACAGGCCGCTCAAAAGGAATGA
- a CDS encoding nucleotidyltransferase family protein — protein sequence MSRIAALILAAGRSTRFAQGAATTKAVATFAGTPMVCRVAGAALESRARPVVVVTGHAADSILAALKDYDLQFVHAEDHAEGLSCSLRKGVAALPRDADGVVVLLADMPLISSTLIDDLINVFETTPSAAAIVPTFAGRRGNPVLLGRRLFPAVARLEADRGAGPLLVHAEGVIEHPVANASIHADVDTKEDLRRLRAESGPRSRPV from the coding sequence GTGAGCCGTATCGCGGCCCTCATTCTGGCGGCAGGCCGGTCCACGCGCTTCGCCCAGGGCGCGGCGACGACAAAAGCCGTCGCTACGTTTGCGGGGACGCCAATGGTATGCCGCGTCGCTGGAGCGGCGTTGGAATCGCGTGCGCGTCCCGTCGTGGTGGTCACAGGACATGCGGCAGACTCGATATTGGCTGCGCTCAAAGATTATGACTTGCAATTCGTTCATGCGGAGGACCATGCCGAAGGTCTATCGTGTTCACTGCGGAAAGGCGTGGCCGCCTTGCCGCGTGACGCTGATGGCGTCGTCGTGTTGCTCGCTGATATGCCGCTGATCTCGTCGACGTTGATCGATGATTTGATCAACGTTTTCGAAACAACACCCAGCGCCGCTGCAATTGTGCCTACCTTTGCTGGACGTCGCGGCAACCCGGTCCTCCTGGGACGGCGGCTTTTTCCCGCGGTCGCAAGGCTCGAGGCTGACCGCGGGGCCGGCCCTCTACTCGTGCACGCCGAAGGCGTTATCGAGCATCCCGTGGCGAACGCATCTATTCACGCCGATGTCGATACGAAGGAAGACCTACGGCGTCTCCGAGCGGAGAGCGGCCCGCGATCACGTCCCGTCTGA
- the egtD gene encoding L-histidine N(alpha)-methyltransferase — protein MRDASEPHAADLSQLLPSRGAVAVFWIAAGGGRVMLQRVDDKTRQHEAFRADVIAGLSQRQKTLPSRWLYDDRGCELFEAITHLDEYYPTRTETAILAENAREIADFCGAQAVVLEYGAGAARKTEILLEALAAPRLYVPIDIAADFVMETSTRVRDRFPGLKVQPIAADFTSDFNIPVTVPARQRVAFFPGSTIGNLNEAETNGFLRRMRHHVGALGRAIIGADLKKDVATLIAAYDDGAGVTARFNLNLLARINRELAGSFRLDQFVHEARWNDAESAIEMHLVSLKRQSATVAGQSFQFRAGETIHTESSRKYTLDGFAKLATNNGWQASKIWADAERRFALFGLSCGGA, from the coding sequence TTGCGTGACGCCAGCGAGCCACATGCGGCCGACTTATCGCAACTTCTTCCCTCCAGAGGCGCGGTGGCAGTTTTCTGGATTGCGGCTGGCGGAGGACGCGTGATGCTTCAACGCGTCGATGACAAAACACGTCAACATGAAGCGTTCCGGGCCGATGTCATTGCCGGTCTGTCGCAAAGGCAAAAGACTTTGCCGAGCCGTTGGCTTTATGACGACCGCGGTTGCGAACTCTTCGAAGCCATCACGCACCTCGATGAATATTATCCAACGCGAACGGAAACTGCGATCCTGGCCGAAAACGCACGGGAAATTGCCGATTTCTGCGGCGCCCAGGCTGTCGTGCTCGAATACGGTGCCGGAGCCGCGCGCAAAACCGAAATTCTGTTGGAGGCTTTGGCGGCACCACGGCTCTATGTGCCAATCGATATTGCAGCCGACTTTGTCATGGAAACTTCCACGCGGGTTCGCGACCGGTTTCCAGGGTTGAAGGTGCAGCCTATTGCGGCGGATTTCACCTCCGATTTCAACATTCCCGTCACAGTCCCGGCGCGGCAGCGGGTCGCTTTCTTCCCCGGTTCTACGATCGGCAATCTCAATGAGGCGGAGACAAATGGCTTCCTGCGCCGCATGCGCCACCACGTCGGTGCCCTGGGCCGCGCCATCATTGGCGCCGATTTAAAAAAAGATGTAGCGACGCTTATTGCCGCTTATGACGATGGCGCCGGCGTGACAGCTCGATTCAACCTCAACCTGCTTGCGCGGATCAACCGGGAACTGGCTGGCAGCTTCAGACTTGATCAGTTCGTCCATGAAGCGCGATGGAATGACGCCGAATCTGCCATCGAAATGCATTTGGTGAGCCTGAAGCGACAGAGCGCAACGGTCGCAGGCCAGTCGTTCCAATTCCGCGCCGGGGAGACGATTCATACCGAGAGCTCGCGGAAATATACCCTCGACGGCTTCGCAAAGCTCGCGACCAACAACGGTTGGCAGGCGAGCAAAATCTGGGCGGATGCGGAGCGCCGTTTTGCCTTATTCGGGCTCAGTTGCGGCGGCGCGTAG
- a CDS encoding molybdopterin-containing oxidoreductase family protein has protein sequence MNEIIQDGVFFGGCPHDCPDTCSMLFEVRDGVLQSVRGNPDHPMTRGGLCVKLKDYEKRHYHPDRILYPMRRIGPKGSKQFQRITWDEALNEIVARWKAIIAEYGPQAIIPYSYLGHQGLVHGLNGGDAFFNKLGATVCERTFCGEGSCTAWLLTVGPTAGLDPESYIHSKYIVIWACNSVSTNLHHWAIVRDAQKNGAKVVVIDAYASRTAKAADWHICPKPGTDGALAMALINSIIEQGLADRDYVEKYTVGFEELRERARTCTPEWAEPITGVAAADIRKLAYELATEQPAAIRMGVALERHYGGGQTIRAVTCIPALTGAWRHVGGGVTQFPVWEHPYKFDVICRPDLIPQGTRVVNNLQIGRALTGEIPLDPPIMSMMCWNSNPVTQAPETDKIVAGLMREDLFLVSAEHFISDTASYADIVLPASMGAEMEDMILSWGHLYLTYNAKCADSPGEAIPNNEIFRRLAARFGFEEENFKWTDSECLEHYVDWNSPACEGIDLDYLRRHGYARLKVGTPDDRAPHKEGNFPTPTGKCHFLVEGAKNFVAPPFRQMYEDFQPGEDIDPLPNYVGPRESHANDPELAKRFPLNIVSPKSHGFLNSCYANMEQKLQGQGEQFVMINQRDADVRGIVNGDRVQVANSRGAFKAVARITDDVKFGVVVATLGYWRQLNDGTVNSISSAAFTDMGHAPSFSDNLVEVTRAN, from the coding sequence ATGAACGAGATAATACAGGACGGGGTTTTCTTCGGCGGCTGTCCTCATGATTGTCCCGACACCTGTTCGATGCTTTTCGAGGTGCGGGATGGCGTACTCCAAAGCGTGCGCGGCAACCCCGACCACCCTATGACCCGCGGCGGTCTATGCGTGAAACTGAAGGATTACGAGAAGCGCCACTACCATCCCGATCGCATCCTCTACCCGATGCGTCGTATCGGGCCGAAAGGTAGCAAGCAGTTCCAGCGGATCACCTGGGACGAGGCCCTCAACGAAATTGTTGCCCGCTGGAAGGCTATCATCGCTGAATACGGTCCTCAGGCGATCATTCCTTACAGCTATCTCGGCCACCAGGGCCTCGTGCATGGGCTGAATGGGGGCGATGCTTTCTTCAACAAGCTGGGCGCGACGGTCTGCGAACGCACGTTCTGCGGCGAGGGCTCATGTACGGCATGGCTGCTCACGGTCGGCCCGACCGCCGGGCTCGACCCCGAGAGCTACATCCATTCGAAGTACATCGTGATCTGGGCGTGCAACAGCGTCAGCACCAATCTGCATCATTGGGCGATCGTCCGGGACGCGCAGAAGAATGGTGCGAAGGTTGTGGTCATAGACGCCTATGCATCGCGAACGGCAAAGGCCGCGGACTGGCATATTTGCCCCAAGCCCGGCACCGATGGTGCCCTTGCCATGGCGTTGATCAATTCGATCATTGAACAAGGATTGGCCGACAGGGATTATGTCGAGAAATACACAGTCGGCTTCGAAGAGCTGAGGGAGCGCGCAAGGACCTGCACGCCCGAATGGGCGGAACCGATCACCGGCGTCGCGGCAGCCGACATCCGCAAGCTCGCCTATGAACTCGCGACCGAGCAGCCGGCTGCGATCCGCATGGGCGTCGCGCTCGAGCGCCATTATGGTGGCGGGCAGACCATTCGTGCCGTGACCTGCATTCCGGCTTTGACCGGCGCGTGGCGCCACGTCGGCGGCGGCGTCACCCAATTCCCGGTCTGGGAACATCCCTATAAATTCGACGTCATCTGCCGCCCGGATCTTATCCCGCAAGGCACGCGCGTCGTGAACAACCTTCAGATCGGTCGCGCGCTTACGGGCGAAATTCCGCTCGATCCGCCGATCATGTCGATGATGTGCTGGAATTCGAACCCGGTGACCCAGGCTCCGGAGACTGATAAAATCGTAGCAGGTCTGATGCGCGAGGATTTGTTCCTTGTCTCGGCCGAGCATTTCATCTCCGACACAGCGTCCTATGCGGACATCGTCTTACCGGCTTCGATGGGCGCAGAGATGGAAGACATGATCCTCTCCTGGGGTCACCTCTACCTCACTTACAACGCCAAATGTGCGGACTCGCCCGGAGAAGCCATCCCGAACAACGAGATTTTCCGTCGCCTTGCCGCGCGTTTCGGCTTCGAAGAAGAAAACTTCAAGTGGACCGACTCGGAATGCCTCGAACATTACGTCGACTGGAACTCGCCGGCCTGTGAAGGCATCGATCTCGACTACCTTCGTCGACATGGCTACGCGCGTTTGAAGGTCGGCACGCCGGACGATCGCGCACCGCATAAGGAAGGCAATTTCCCGACGCCGACGGGCAAGTGCCACTTTCTCGTCGAGGGCGCGAAGAACTTCGTCGCGCCGCCGTTCCGCCAGATGTACGAGGACTTCCAGCCCGGCGAGGATATCGATCCGCTTCCGAACTATGTCGGTCCGAGAGAATCACACGCGAACGATCCTGAGCTCGCCAAGCGGTTCCCGCTCAACATCGTCTCTCCGAAGAGCCACGGCTTTCTGAATTCCTGCTATGCGAACATGGAGCAGAAGCTGCAGGGTCAGGGCGAGCAGTTCGTTATGATCAACCAGCGTGATGCCGACGTCCGCGGCATCGTCAACGGCGACCGCGTCCAGGTCGCGAATTCTCGCGGTGCCTTCAAGGCCGTCGCGCGCATTACGGATGACGTTAAATTCGGCGTCGTCGTAGCGACGCTTGGCTATTGGCGCCAGCTTAACGATGGTACCGTGAACAGCATCAGCTCGGCCGCATTTACCGACATGGGTCACGCACCCTCCTTTTCCGATAATTTGGTGGAGGTCACCCGCGCGAATTAA
- a CDS encoding MFS transporter, translated as MILLVAAGCVNYLDRAAVAVAEPQIHQELKLSYDQLGLLLSAFAWSYGLAQIPAGTLIDRFGPRRVLSAGLILWSVAQMAATSVRSLGQFIVARIALGLGESPMYIGGSRVCTDWYALDERALPIAIFNSSSGLAPALAPPLLTWLMLSFGWRTMFFIAGAAGFVIAILWTRFYRAPHSAGLPASDLAEIRRKDSANVEHVGFQQALWLLRFPTTWGMFFGFFGVVYISWLYATWLPAYLENARHQSIASAGFWAAIPLGAGFLGALGGGFIARGLDKRGMDAVTSCRMPTIVGLLAAGAFTLAGSVSGNVYVAICLMAFGLFAANVSSSCGWALAAVIAPPNTVATLEAIQNVGGSLGGALAPLATGVLVQASGSFMPAFGLAGGISVVCALIYHFATHQRISASVSPALN; from the coding sequence GTGATCTTGCTCGTCGCTGCAGGTTGCGTGAATTACTTGGACCGCGCCGCAGTGGCCGTGGCCGAGCCTCAGATCCATCAGGAATTGAAGCTTTCTTACGATCAACTCGGTCTCCTGCTCTCCGCCTTCGCCTGGAGCTACGGCTTGGCGCAAATTCCTGCCGGAACGTTGATCGATCGGTTCGGGCCCCGCCGGGTTTTGAGTGCCGGATTGATTTTGTGGTCGGTCGCTCAAATGGCCGCAACTTCTGTGCGCTCGCTCGGACAATTCATCGTGGCGCGGATAGCTCTCGGGCTCGGCGAGTCGCCAATGTATATCGGCGGCTCGCGTGTCTGCACGGATTGGTACGCGTTGGACGAGCGTGCGCTGCCAATCGCGATTTTCAATTCCTCCTCCGGGCTGGCGCCGGCGCTTGCACCACCATTGTTGACCTGGCTGATGCTGTCATTCGGTTGGCGGACGATGTTCTTCATCGCCGGCGCGGCGGGGTTTGTGATCGCAATCCTCTGGACTCGGTTTTATCGCGCGCCTCACTCGGCAGGCCTTCCCGCTTCCGACCTTGCTGAAATCCGCCGCAAGGACTCCGCGAACGTTGAACATGTCGGCTTTCAGCAGGCTCTCTGGCTGCTGCGTTTTCCAACGACATGGGGCATGTTTTTCGGGTTCTTTGGCGTCGTCTATATTTCCTGGCTCTATGCCACATGGCTGCCAGCTTATTTGGAAAATGCCCGGCATCAAAGCATCGCGAGCGCTGGATTCTGGGCTGCGATTCCGTTAGGCGCCGGCTTTCTGGGCGCTCTTGGAGGCGGGTTCATCGCGCGCGGGCTCGACAAACGCGGCATGGACGCGGTGACAAGCTGCAGAATGCCAACTATCGTGGGGCTGCTCGCGGCCGGCGCGTTCACGCTCGCCGGGTCCGTCAGCGGCAATGTTTACGTCGCAATTTGCCTGATGGCCTTCGGCCTGTTCGCTGCCAATGTCTCATCGAGCTGCGGATGGGCTTTGGCCGCGGTTATCGCACCGCCAAATACCGTCGCAACTCTCGAAGCAATTCAAAATGTGGGCGGCTCATTGGGCGGCGCGCTTGCACCTTTGGCCACCGGGGTCTTGGTGCAGGCAAGCGGTTCGTTCATGCCCGCCTTCGGCCTTGCTGGAGGAATCTCCGTCGTTTGTGCGCTGATCTATCATTTTGCGACGCATCAGAGGATTTCCGCATCGGTTTCACCGGCTTTAAACTAA
- the egtB gene encoding ergothioneine biosynthesis protein EgtB: protein MPRSASAKTRQRETRGSTASFHSGSHLSQLLSFYRSVRETSEYLAESLSDGDATAQSMPDASPAKWHLAHTTWFFETIVLNAFSSAYCVFDEKFNFLFNSYYNSIGARHPRPKRGLLTRPSLDEIYAYRAHVDEGMARLVESGVSPAAVELIELGCHHEQQHQELLLTDILHLFAQNPLRPAYKSAAPLVVEPNGANELAFVAMPGGLIDVGHDGKGFAFDCEGPRHKTFVEPFRLADRLVTNREWIEFIEGGGYQNPLLWLSDGWAKVLAEAWMMPLYWDERDKGNYWTMTLRGAQPVDPAAPVCHISYFEADAYATWVGRRLPTEFEWEYAARDVMRAGNFLDSERLRPRPAPVGGNGVRQIYGDVWEWTRSAFSPYPRFKPAAGAVGEYNGKFMCGQFVLRGGSCVTPASHMRPTYRNFFPPEARWQFSGLRLAEDA, encoded by the coding sequence GTGCCCCGCTCTGCATCAGCGAAAACGAGACAAAGAGAAACACGCGGATCCACCGCGTCGTTCCACTCCGGTTCGCACCTCTCACAGCTCCTTTCCTTTTATCGCTCGGTGCGCGAGACAAGCGAATATCTCGCTGAAAGCCTCTCCGACGGGGACGCCACCGCGCAATCGATGCCAGACGCCAGCCCCGCGAAATGGCACCTCGCGCACACAACCTGGTTTTTTGAGACGATTGTGTTGAACGCGTTTTCGTCGGCCTATTGCGTCTTCGACGAGAAATTCAACTTCCTTTTCAATTCCTACTACAATTCGATCGGTGCACGTCATCCGCGGCCCAAGCGCGGGCTTTTGACACGACCCAGCCTTGACGAGATTTATGCCTATCGCGCGCATGTGGATGAGGGGATGGCGCGTCTCGTCGAAAGCGGCGTGTCCCCAGCGGCGGTCGAGCTGATTGAACTCGGCTGCCACCACGAGCAACAACATCAGGAATTACTGCTCACCGATATTCTGCACCTTTTTGCGCAAAATCCCCTGCGGCCAGCCTATAAAAGTGCAGCGCCTTTGGTTGTCGAACCGAACGGCGCCAACGAACTCGCCTTTGTGGCTATGCCCGGCGGCTTGATCGACGTCGGGCACGACGGCAAAGGCTTCGCTTTCGATTGCGAAGGCCCGCGTCACAAAACTTTCGTTGAGCCGTTTCGTCTCGCCGACCGATTGGTCACAAATCGAGAATGGATCGAATTCATTGAAGGCGGTGGCTATCAAAACCCGCTGCTCTGGCTTTCGGATGGATGGGCCAAAGTCCTGGCCGAGGCGTGGATGATGCCCCTCTACTGGGACGAGCGCGACAAAGGCAATTATTGGACAATGACGTTGCGCGGAGCGCAGCCCGTCGATCCCGCGGCGCCGGTTTGCCACATTAGCTATTTCGAGGCGGATGCCTATGCGACCTGGGTCGGCCGGCGTCTGCCGACGGAATTCGAGTGGGAATATGCCGCGCGCGACGTCATGCGGGCGGGCAATTTTCTTGATTCGGAGCGCTTGCGGCCAAGGCCCGCGCCAGTGGGCGGCAACGGCGTGCGGCAGATCTACGGCGACGTGTGGGAATGGACGCGCAGCGCCTTCTCGCCTTATCCGCGCTTCAAGCCCGCCGCGGGGGCCGTGGGCGAATACAACGGCAAGTTCATGTGCGGTCAGTTTGTATTACGCGGCGGCTCTTGCGTGACGCCAGCGAGCCACATGCGGCCGACTTATCGCAACTTCTTCCCTCCAGAGGCGCGGTGGCAGTTTTCTGGATTGCGGCTGGCGGAGGACGCGTGA
- a CDS encoding NADPH-dependent FMN reductase translates to MTDNILVFYGSYRRDRLGIRLANYIVRSLSQRGRNPELIDAKEIGLPILDRMYKEYPKGTAPLALETLAEKIRRADGFIFVTGEYNWGPQPGLKNLTDHFLEEWFWRPAAVASYSAGRFSGVRSGTIWHGILSEMGMIVVSSTLAVGPITQTLDVNSLPIGDGGKALEQSFGRFADDLAWWTEAAREQRARRAPPY, encoded by the coding sequence ATGACAGATAATATTCTCGTTTTCTACGGGTCCTATCGTCGTGATCGGCTTGGGATTAGGCTGGCGAATTACATTGTCCGCAGTCTGAGCCAACGCGGTCGCAATCCGGAGCTCATTGATGCGAAGGAAATCGGTCTGCCAATCCTCGATCGCATGTATAAGGAATATCCCAAAGGCACGGCGCCCCTGGCACTCGAAACTCTCGCTGAAAAAATTCGCCGCGCTGATGGCTTCATCTTCGTCACGGGCGAATACAATTGGGGCCCGCAGCCCGGCCTCAAAAATCTGACCGATCATTTCCTGGAAGAATGGTTCTGGCGGCCGGCCGCTGTCGCGAGTTATTCGGCAGGACGCTTTTCGGGCGTACGTTCCGGGACTATCTGGCATGGCATTCTCTCGGAAATGGGAATGATCGTTGTCTCGAGCACGCTCGCGGTGGGGCCAATCACACAGACGCTTGACGTCAATTCTCTGCCGATCGGAGACGGCGGTAAGGCGCTTGAGCAAAGTTTCGGCCGCTTTGCTGATGATCTCGCATGGTGGACGGAGGCCGCGCGCGAACAACGCGCGCGACGTGCCCCGCCTTATTGA
- a CDS encoding XdhC family protein — protein MLVSDAEILQTALDWHTRGRKVAIATVIETWGSAPRPVGSQLVVDADGHFVGSVSGGCVEADVIADALDVIADGQPCMREFGVSDETAWRAGLSCGGRIKIFVARVDLIHARALSELCALERARHASVLVTDIATGALRIVSDSELEQDPLGIQLRAHLSRGKSGLVEATGRSLFLRVNVPRLRMIVLGAVHIAQALAPIAKLAGYDVTVIDPRSAFATQERFAGVNVIVEWPERVFVDQRLDRYTAMVVLSHVPAIDDPGITAALAADCFYIGALGSRKTNAARLDRLRGQNISEAALARIHAPIGLDIGAASAGEIAIAIIAEVIASKRQKPLRFEEAA, from the coding sequence ATGCTCGTATCCGATGCAGAAATCCTCCAAACCGCGCTCGACTGGCATACGCGCGGCCGCAAAGTCGCAATCGCAACGGTCATCGAAACATGGGGATCGGCACCGCGCCCCGTTGGAAGCCAATTGGTAGTCGATGCCGATGGCCATTTTGTCGGTTCCGTCTCGGGCGGTTGCGTGGAGGCAGATGTCATTGCTGACGCGCTGGATGTCATTGCTGACGGCCAGCCGTGTATGCGCGAGTTCGGCGTCAGCGACGAAACGGCCTGGCGGGCGGGATTGTCATGCGGTGGCCGGATCAAGATTTTCGTTGCGCGGGTCGATTTGATACACGCACGCGCGCTCTCTGAACTCTGCGCCCTTGAGCGTGCGCGCCATGCATCTGTGCTTGTCACCGATATCGCCACTGGCGCGCTGCGCATCGTGAGCGATAGCGAACTTGAACAGGATCCGCTTGGGATACAATTGCGTGCGCACTTGAGCCGCGGAAAAAGCGGGCTGGTCGAAGCAACCGGCAGGTCGCTCTTTCTACGTGTGAATGTTCCGCGGCTTCGGATGATCGTGCTCGGTGCCGTTCACATCGCGCAGGCGCTGGCGCCCATTGCAAAGCTTGCGGGTTACGATGTCACGGTGATTGATCCGCGCAGCGCTTTCGCTACGCAGGAAAGATTTGCTGGCGTCAATGTAATAGTCGAATGGCCTGAACGGGTTTTCGTCGATCAAAGACTCGACCGCTATACCGCGATGGTCGTTCTGTCGCACGTTCCGGCCATCGACGACCCGGGCATCACCGCAGCCTTGGCTGCGGATTGCTTTTACATTGGCGCTTTGGGATCACGCAAAACCAATGCGGCTCGGTTAGATCGTCTGCGAGGGCAGAACATTTCAGAGGCCGCGCTTGCGCGTATACATGCGCCCATAGGGCTCGATATAGGTGCCGCCAGCGCGGGCGAAATCGCCATCGCGATCATTGCCGAAGTGATCGCATCGAAGCGGCAAAAGCCTTTGCGCTTTGAAGAAGCGGCGTGA